A window from Prosthecobacter sp. encodes these proteins:
- a CDS encoding STAS domain-containing protein: protein MTPPTHILVGTIGRVFWMRVDGRGTFQNSLQAKKALQRVITQGMTNLVVDLERCPMMDSTFLGMLTGAALNLRESGGGSLSVLNANQRNLQLLTSLGLDHILQLDVEGNLWTDERKEACNALQHCGETSAECKAAQTEHVLSAHQALAEVSDANECRFHDVIEFLEKELEAGTAAVPA, encoded by the coding sequence ATGACCCCTCCCACTCACATTCTCGTTGGCACCATCGGACGTGTGTTCTGGATGCGGGTGGACGGACGAGGCACGTTTCAAAACAGCCTGCAGGCCAAGAAAGCGCTCCAGCGGGTGATCACCCAGGGCATGACGAATCTCGTCGTCGATCTGGAGCGCTGCCCGATGATGGACTCCACTTTTCTGGGCATGCTGACGGGCGCGGCCTTGAACCTGCGCGAGTCAGGCGGCGGGTCACTGAGCGTTTTGAATGCCAACCAGCGCAATCTGCAACTGCTCACCAGCCTGGGGCTGGATCATATTCTACAACTGGATGTCGAGGGCAATCTCTGGACTGATGAACGCAAGGAGGCCTGCAACGCCCTGCAGCACTGCGGTGAAACCAGCGCGGAATGCAAGGCGGCTCAGACCGAGCATGTGCTCTCTGCTCATCAGGCCCTGGCAGAGGTGAGTGATGCGAATGAGTGCCGGTTTCACGACGTGATCGAGTTTTTGGAAAAAGAGCTGGAGGCTGGCACGGCTGCTGTTCCCGCCTGA
- the priA gene encoding primosomal protein N', protein MPQTPPNNPSKPKQSDLFGMAVDAPGPQPSETRVARVQLEGAAAMELDYAIPETLADELVVGSRVMVPLQNRRVNAVVLELLDESPHRGKLKEVASLIGKRPMFTPGLLKLARWIAEYYVVSVHTVLRTMLPQAVRDKPGSFVMDSHLKLVKEPAPAEFEKLRNKAPMQARVLDILRSFKGEATLSQIRQDVPRAATILKPLLKAGWITRSEVRVERDPFHDEEFLPSQALVFTDEQQAAYTRIAAAIDLAEKSKPILLHGITGSGKTEVYLQAIARVIERGGTALVLVPEIALTPQTIERFKARFSDRHERIAVLHSHLSDGERHDEWFKIHEDRADIVIGARSAIFAPLERLGIIIVDEEHEPSFKQDETPRYHARDVAVVRGSLEKCVVLLGSATPSLESFENAASGKYELLKLLQRTDGRTLPLIRIVDMRMERRKGTGTSVANAGILSEKLRAAITSRLEKKEQTILFLNRRGFNTSLTCLGCGETVQCQDCSIPMTLHKHENRLVCHVCGARRLPPSKCPSCQEPGLKFAGFGTERVETVVREVFPQARIARVDTDTIQRKNQLRDLLRDFRAQKLDLIIGTQMIAKGLDFPNVTLVGVLNADLALNLPDFRAAERTLQLLVQVAGRAGRGEVKGEVVVQTYAPHSPAVQFSRHNDFEGFAQQELEQRRAFHYPPYTHVVLLASRGKHQTMAEFALQTLHRRLLEGLPEGVIMGEPAPCAMAKAHGQYRYQLLLRSPKIRPLCRHIQRVIEATTLPNDVIVTWDVDPVSLL, encoded by the coding sequence ATGCCGCAAACCCCGCCGAACAACCCTTCCAAGCCAAAGCAGAGCGATCTGTTTGGCATGGCGGTGGATGCGCCGGGCCCGCAGCCAAGCGAGACACGCGTCGCCCGCGTGCAGCTCGAAGGCGCAGCGGCGATGGAGCTGGATTATGCGATTCCCGAGACGCTGGCGGACGAGCTGGTGGTGGGATCGCGGGTGATGGTGCCACTGCAAAACCGCCGCGTGAACGCGGTGGTGCTGGAGTTGCTGGATGAGTCGCCGCATCGTGGAAAACTCAAGGAAGTCGCCTCGCTCATCGGGAAGCGGCCAATGTTCACGCCGGGGCTGCTCAAGTTGGCGCGCTGGATCGCGGAATATTACGTCGTCTCGGTGCATACGGTACTGCGCACGATGCTGCCGCAGGCGGTGCGCGACAAACCAGGCAGCTTCGTGATGGACAGCCATCTGAAGTTGGTGAAGGAGCCCGCCCCGGCGGAATTCGAGAAACTGCGCAACAAAGCGCCGATGCAGGCACGGGTGCTCGATATCCTGCGCAGCTTCAAAGGCGAGGCGACGCTGAGTCAGATCCGTCAGGATGTGCCACGTGCGGCAACGATCCTCAAACCACTGCTCAAGGCGGGCTGGATCACGCGCAGCGAGGTGCGTGTGGAGCGCGATCCGTTTCACGACGAGGAGTTCCTGCCCAGCCAGGCGCTGGTGTTCACAGACGAACAGCAGGCGGCTTACACACGCATCGCGGCAGCGATTGATTTGGCGGAGAAATCGAAACCGATCCTGCTGCATGGCATCACGGGCAGCGGCAAGACGGAGGTGTATTTGCAGGCTATTGCACGCGTGATCGAGCGTGGCGGCACGGCGCTGGTACTGGTACCGGAGATCGCGCTGACGCCGCAGACGATTGAGCGCTTCAAGGCGCGTTTTTCCGACCGCCACGAGCGAATCGCGGTCCTGCACAGTCATTTGAGCGATGGCGAGCGCCACGATGAATGGTTCAAGATTCACGAGGACCGCGCCGACATCGTGATTGGAGCGCGCAGCGCGATTTTCGCGCCGCTGGAGCGGCTGGGCATCATCATCGTGGATGAGGAGCACGAACCGTCGTTCAAGCAGGACGAAACGCCGCGCTACCATGCGCGTGATGTGGCGGTGGTGCGCGGCAGCCTTGAAAAATGCGTCGTTCTGCTTGGCAGCGCGACACCAAGCCTGGAATCCTTTGAAAATGCCGCCAGCGGCAAGTACGAGCTGCTCAAGCTCTTGCAGCGCACCGATGGACGCACGCTGCCGCTGATCCGCATCGTCGATATGCGCATGGAGCGGCGCAAAGGCACGGGAACGAGCGTGGCAAACGCGGGCATCCTCTCTGAAAAGCTGCGGGCGGCGATCACGTCACGTTTGGAGAAGAAGGAGCAGACGATCCTGTTTTTGAACCGGCGCGGCTTCAACACCTCGCTGACCTGCCTGGGCTGCGGCGAGACGGTGCAGTGCCAGGATTGCAGCATTCCGATGACGTTGCACAAGCACGAGAACCGCCTCGTCTGTCACGTGTGCGGTGCACGAAGGCTGCCGCCGTCGAAGTGCCCGTCCTGCCAGGAACCGGGACTGAAATTCGCCGGATTTGGTACGGAACGAGTCGAAACAGTGGTGCGCGAGGTGTTTCCGCAGGCGCGCATCGCCCGGGTCGATACGGACACGATTCAGCGCAAAAACCAGCTCCGCGACCTGCTGCGGGATTTCCGGGCGCAGAAGCTGGATCTCATCATTGGCACGCAGATGATCGCCAAAGGCCTCGATTTTCCCAATGTGACGCTGGTGGGCGTGTTGAATGCCGATCTGGCCCTCAATCTGCCCGATTTCCGCGCGGCGGAGCGCACGCTGCAACTGCTGGTGCAGGTGGCGGGCCGCGCCGGACGCGGAGAGGTCAAAGGCGAGGTCGTGGTGCAAACGTATGCCCCGCACAGTCCTGCGGTGCAGTTTTCCCGCCACAACGACTTCGAGGGCTTCGCGCAGCAGGAGCTGGAGCAGCGCCGGGCGTTCCACTACCCGCCGTACACGCACGTCGTGCTGCTGGCCAGCCGGGGAAAACATCAAACGATGGCGGAATTTGCCCTGCAAACGCTGCATCGCCGGCTGTTGGAAGGTTTGCCGGAAGGCGTGATCATGGGCGAACCGGCTCCGTGTGCGATGGCGAAGGCGCATGGGCAGTACCGCTACCAGCTTTTGTTGCGTTCGCCCAAAATCCGCCCGCTGTGCCGCCACATTCAGCGCGTGATCGAGGCGACGACGCTGCCAAACGACGTAATCGTGACCTGGGACGTCGATCCAGTCTCACTTTTGTGA
- the cdaA gene encoding diadenylate cyclase CdaA encodes MPSFPRSSTERYGMWDFLTEHWRDGVEIIILAALAYHGYLFFRATRGARILTGLLILLLSLALISLLLELSVISGLLQRFSVFLAIALVIIFQPELRRVLAELGSSRIFSFNRPDPEALDVLMEAMQQLSSRRCGALFALKRGIDLKPYAESGIELDAVISVELITTIFHPKTSLHDGGMIIDQGRIAAAGCVFPVSQRDVQDRAIGLRHRAGMGISDETDAIALAVSEESGALSLCYQGRLEHDLEPDELRNRINEILNEGSGTGAAEPQQEGGHELGSSI; translated from the coding sequence GTGCCATCGTTCCCACGCAGCAGCACGGAGCGATACGGCATGTGGGACTTTCTGACAGAGCACTGGCGCGACGGCGTGGAGATCATCATCCTCGCCGCGCTGGCGTATCATGGATACCTGTTTTTCCGTGCGACACGTGGCGCGCGCATTCTGACGGGCCTGCTCATTCTGCTGCTGAGCCTCGCACTCATCTCGCTTTTGCTGGAGCTTTCGGTCATCAGCGGGCTGTTGCAGCGCTTCTCGGTCTTCCTCGCGATTGCGCTGGTCATCATCTTCCAGCCCGAATTGCGCCGCGTGCTGGCGGAACTGGGCAGCAGCCGCATTTTTTCCTTCAACCGCCCCGATCCCGAGGCGCTGGACGTGCTGATGGAGGCGATGCAGCAGCTTTCGTCACGCCGTTGCGGGGCGTTGTTCGCTTTGAAGCGTGGCATTGATCTCAAGCCCTATGCCGAATCTGGCATCGAACTGGATGCGGTCATCTCGGTGGAGCTCATCACCACCATCTTCCACCCCAAGACCTCCCTGCATGACGGCGGCATGATCATCGACCAGGGCCGCATCGCTGCCGCTGGCTGTGTGTTTCCTGTGAGCCAGAGAGATGTGCAGGACCGTGCCATCGGCCTGCGGCATCGGGCCGGCATGGGCATTTCCGACGAGACGGACGCCATCGCGCTGGCGGTGTCTGAGGAAAGCGGTGCGCTCTCGCTATGCTATCAGGGCAGGCTCGAACACGACCTGGAGCCGGATGAACTGCGTAACCGCATCAACGAAATCCTGAACGAAGGTTCGGGCACAGGCGCGGCGGAACCCCAACAGGAGGGCGGTCATGAACTGGGGTCATCGATTTAA
- the glmM gene encoding phosphoglucosamine mutase: MSEKRQFFGTDGVRAVANRHPMTPEFVMRLAQAAAVVLGGKPAGGERPKAVLGRDTRASGEMLEAALAAGLNSAGVDVILAGQLPTPAVAMLSAQLGAHFGVVISASHNPFKDNGVKFVHGDGHKLNDKTEIAIERLVLGNEDTPRPEGRGIGRITTLADGVERYVTHAVASMEGVRLDGMRVALDNAHGASSYTSALALEQLGADVQVFHSEPDGFNINEECGCTHAEEIERIVRQSQAQAGIAHDGDADRIALCDEEAIALDGDELMAIAAEAMLRKGTLKQNTLAVTVMSNYGLDDLVSRLGGRVIRTGVGDRYVLEEMRSRGLNLGGEQSGHIIFGDWATTGDGLIAGLQVLRIMKETGETLSQLRKCLKKFPQCSRNLRVRTKPPIDQLVEAQKIMKETEKKLGDYGRVLLRYSGTESLIRLLVEGRDVEYLEAQADKIASAILAQIG; the protein is encoded by the coding sequence ATGTCTGAAAAGCGCCAGTTCTTCGGCACCGACGGCGTGCGTGCCGTGGCCAATCGTCATCCCATGACCCCTGAGTTCGTCATGCGCCTCGCGCAGGCCGCCGCCGTTGTGCTTGGCGGCAAACCGGCGGGCGGGGAGCGCCCCAAGGCCGTTCTGGGCCGCGACACCCGTGCTTCCGGTGAAATGCTGGAGGCCGCTCTCGCCGCTGGCCTCAATTCCGCCGGTGTCGATGTCATTCTCGCCGGCCAACTGCCCACGCCGGCCGTGGCGATGCTCAGTGCACAGCTTGGAGCGCATTTTGGCGTCGTCATCTCAGCCTCGCACAACCCGTTCAAGGACAACGGCGTCAAATTCGTCCATGGCGACGGTCACAAGCTCAACGACAAGACCGAGATAGCCATTGAGCGCCTCGTGCTTGGCAATGAGGACACGCCACGTCCCGAAGGTCGCGGCATTGGCCGCATCACCACGCTCGCTGATGGCGTGGAGCGTTATGTCACGCACGCAGTCGCTTCGATGGAAGGCGTACGCCTTGACGGCATGCGTGTCGCACTCGACAACGCGCACGGTGCTTCCTCCTACACCAGCGCTCTCGCCTTGGAGCAACTCGGCGCTGACGTTCAGGTCTTCCATTCCGAGCCGGACGGTTTCAACATCAACGAGGAGTGTGGCTGCACGCACGCCGAGGAGATCGAACGCATCGTGCGCCAGTCTCAGGCACAGGCGGGCATCGCGCATGACGGCGATGCGGATCGCATCGCGCTCTGCGATGAAGAAGCCATCGCCCTTGATGGCGACGAACTCATGGCCATCGCCGCTGAAGCCATGCTGCGCAAAGGCACGCTCAAGCAGAATACGCTCGCCGTCACCGTGATGAGCAACTACGGCCTCGACGACCTCGTCTCACGCCTTGGTGGCCGCGTCATCCGCACCGGCGTGGGTGATCGTTATGTGCTCGAAGAAATGCGTTCACGCGGCTTGAACCTCGGCGGCGAGCAGAGCGGCCACATCATCTTCGGCGACTGGGCAACGACCGGCGACGGCCTCATCGCCGGCCTGCAAGTCCTGCGCATCATGAAGGAAACCGGCGAGACGCTCAGCCAGCTCCGCAAGTGCCTGAAAAAATTCCCGCAGTGCTCCCGCAACCTCCGCGTGCGCACCAAGCCGCCCATCGACCAGCTCGTCGAAGCGCAGAAAATCATGAAGGAGACCGAAAAGAAGCTCGGCGACTACGGCCGCGTCCTCCTCCGCTACTCCGGCACCGAATCGCTCATCCGCCTTCTCGTCGAAGGCCGTGATGTCGAATACCTCGAAGCCCAGGCCGATAAGATCGCCTCCGCCATTCTCGCGCAGATTGGGTAA
- the bioD gene encoding dethiobiotin synthase: MSHYFITGTDTDAGKTYVTCLLLEALKRAGKRAAGFKPFVCGQRDDAIHLANASSDGLTVEEVNPVWFKVPAAPYAAALMENRRFELNEVIASFHVLAQRHDHVLIEGAGGWEVPLNEFATMADFAQRLVLPVIVVVNNKLGCLNHTILTVRNIQARGLTCAGIILNYVHDERDAASISNRMVLEHFLDVPVLAEIMHGETEIEWPL, translated from the coding sequence GTGAGCCACTACTTCATCACCGGCACCGACACCGACGCAGGTAAGACCTACGTCACCTGCCTGCTGCTGGAGGCTTTAAAACGTGCTGGCAAACGCGCTGCGGGGTTCAAGCCCTTCGTTTGCGGCCAGCGTGATGACGCGATTCATCTCGCCAACGCCAGCAGTGACGGTTTGACCGTCGAGGAGGTCAATCCGGTCTGGTTCAAAGTGCCAGCCGCGCCCTACGCCGCCGCCTTGATGGAAAACCGCCGCTTCGAGCTGAACGAGGTCATCGCCAGCTTCCACGTTCTCGCGCAACGCCATGATCACGTCCTCATCGAAGGTGCCGGTGGCTGGGAAGTCCCGCTAAACGAATTCGCCACCATGGCCGACTTCGCGCAGCGCCTCGTACTGCCTGTCATCGTCGTCGTGAACAACAAACTCGGCTGCCTCAACCACACCATCCTCACCGTCCGCAACATCCAGGCCCGTGGCCTCACCTGCGCTGGTATCATTCTCAACTACGTCCACGATGAACGCGACGCCGCCAGCATCAGCAACCGCATGGTGCTGGAGCATTTCCTTGATGTGCCCGTCCTCGCCGAAATCATGCACGGCGAGACGGAGATCGAGTGGCCCTTGTGA
- a CDS encoding phosphatase PAP2 family protein has translation MNAWDLSLLHQINTAWSHPVLDWLMPALSAIEAWLPLIIVAVLFTGWRGGKRARVMLLCLGVAVGLGDGVISNTLKKAIGRVRPRDAMESVIVRDLGTASPAFMRLFEKPVVKVCKPNGEVRGKSFPSSHTVNMFAAATVIACFYRRAGLIMYLLAAAVAYSRIYCGAHWPSDIPPSMALGVLTGLGVVATLRRIMKPVTH, from the coding sequence ATGAACGCCTGGGATCTCAGCCTGCTGCATCAGATCAACACCGCGTGGTCGCATCCGGTGCTGGACTGGCTGATGCCGGCGCTCTCCGCCATCGAGGCCTGGCTGCCGCTCATCATTGTGGCGGTGCTTTTCACCGGCTGGCGAGGCGGCAAACGCGCGCGCGTGATGCTGCTGTGCCTCGGGGTCGCGGTGGGTCTCGGTGATGGCGTCATCTCAAACACGCTGAAGAAGGCGATCGGTCGCGTGCGACCGCGTGATGCGATGGAAAGCGTCATCGTGCGCGATCTCGGCACCGCCTCGCCTGCGTTCATGCGATTGTTCGAGAAGCCAGTGGTCAAAGTGTGTAAACCGAACGGCGAAGTCCGCGGCAAGTCGTTCCCCTCCAGTCATACCGTGAACATGTTCGCGGCCGCCACGGTCATCGCGTGTTTTTATCGCCGTGCTGGCCTCATCATGTATCTGCTGGCCGCTGCGGTCGCGTACTCACGCATCTACTGCGGTGCGCACTGGCCCAGCGACATCCCGCCGTCGATGGCGCTGGGAGTTTTGACGGGGCTTGGAGTGGTGGCAACGCTGCGGCGAATCATGAAGCCAGTGACTCATTGA
- a CDS encoding glycosyltransferase family 39 protein, producing MSVISDSDSSTWLKRFWWLLAAVFLVRVGVMLLFVNGADLAGDEAYYWDWGRRPDWCYYSKPPMIGWMMGVIGWLTGNAEWGIRFAALLLGTTTLIIIHRIALVLFDARTAFLTALLVLLTIANAGLNLLLTIDAPLLLCWTLSLLLFWLAAQKPTCNTRWLALALVIGIGTLSKQMMLAFPALMLVFAAVSREDRGLLRNPRMWAAIVLGMAFIIPVLKWNQEHAWITLEHTKHHFDGETRSFGKWIGRTLENVGLQALIYTPVTFVALVTALIVALKQRAKLTRPALFLLLASAPALACFAVLALRQRINPNWPAAFFVPAFVLAAAWMRGLLPKTANPGWERWSLRVGGVLVLIVHLLLVIVFATDLKSINKLASIRGWREAGIEAQKFLNQVPQRDKTFVMALGHRYHAAQMAFYMPSHPRLYRWEPSDTVQSQYEIWPGPEEHIGHDALILDPSTEGTLLQNAVFTEAFEKLEHRGDIRIPLGQETREFSVYLGRNLKSWKPVSPQ from the coding sequence ATGTCTGTGATCTCCGACTCTGACTCCTCGACCTGGCTCAAACGCTTCTGGTGGCTGCTGGCCGCCGTTTTTCTCGTGCGTGTCGGTGTGATGCTGCTGTTTGTGAATGGCGCGGATCTGGCGGGCGACGAGGCTTATTACTGGGACTGGGGCCGCAGGCCGGACTGGTGCTACTACAGCAAACCGCCGATGATCGGCTGGATGATGGGCGTGATCGGCTGGCTCACAGGGAATGCAGAATGGGGCATCCGGTTTGCGGCACTGCTGCTCGGGACGACGACGCTCATCATCATCCACCGCATCGCGCTCGTGTTGTTTGATGCGCGCACCGCGTTTCTCACCGCCTTGCTGGTGCTGCTGACGATTGCGAACGCGGGGCTGAACCTGCTGCTGACCATCGACGCGCCGCTGCTGCTGTGCTGGACGCTGTCGCTGCTGTTGTTCTGGTTGGCGGCGCAAAAGCCAACGTGCAACACACGCTGGCTCGCGCTGGCTCTCGTGATCGGCATCGGCACGCTGAGCAAGCAGATGATGCTGGCGTTCCCGGCGCTGATGCTGGTGTTCGCGGCGGTCTCACGCGAAGACCGGGGTCTTCTGCGCAATCCGCGCATGTGGGCCGCCATCGTCCTCGGCATGGCCTTCATCATTCCGGTGCTGAAGTGGAACCAGGAGCATGCCTGGATCACGCTGGAGCACACCAAGCACCACTTCGACGGTGAGACGCGCAGTTTTGGCAAGTGGATCGGACGCACACTGGAAAACGTGGGCCTGCAGGCGCTGATCTACACGCCGGTGACGTTCGTGGCGCTCGTGACGGCGTTGATTGTGGCGTTGAAGCAACGGGCGAAGCTCACGCGGCCCGCGTTGTTTCTGCTGCTGGCCTCTGCACCAGCTTTGGCGTGCTTTGCGGTGCTTGCGCTACGCCAGCGCATCAATCCGAACTGGCCCGCGGCGTTCTTTGTGCCCGCGTTTGTGCTGGCGGCTGCATGGATGCGCGGACTGCTGCCGAAGACAGCCAATCCCGGTTGGGAACGCTGGTCGCTGCGTGTCGGCGGGGTGCTCGTGCTCATCGTGCATCTTTTGCTCGTCATCGTTTTCGCCACGGATTTGAAGAGCATCAACAAGCTCGCCAGCATCCGTGGTTGGCGCGAGGCGGGGATCGAGGCTCAGAAATTTCTCAATCAGGTGCCGCAGCGTGACAAAACTTTCGTCATGGCGCTCGGGCATCGCTACCACGCGGCGCAGATGGCGTTCTACATGCCCTCACATCCACGTTTGTATCGTTGGGAGCCGAGTGACACGGTGCAGTCGCAGTATGAAATCTGGCCGGGGCCGGAGGAACACATTGGCCACGATGCGCTGATCCTCGATCCTTCGACGGAAGGGACATTGCTGCAAAATGCCGTGTTCACCGAGGCCTTCGAGAAACTGGAGCATCGTGGCGACATCCGCATCCCGCTGGGGCAGGAGACGCGTGAGTTCAGCGTGTATCTGGGGCGGAATTTGAAAAGTTGGAAACCTGTGAGCCCACAATGA
- a CDS encoding PEP-CTERM sorting domain-containing protein (PEP-CTERM proteins occur, often in large numbers, in the proteomes of bacteria that also encode an exosortase, a predicted intramembrane cysteine proteinase. The presence of a PEP-CTERM domain at a protein's C-terminus predicts cleavage within the sorting domain, followed by covalent anchoring to some some component of the (usually Gram-negative) cell surface. Many PEP-CTERM proteins exhibit an unusual sequence composition that includes large numbers of potential glycosylation sites. Expression of one such protein has been shown restore the ability of a bacterium to form floc, a type of biofilm.), translating into MNLRLAIALLLLTVSTASGLTIVGYDPAVNDRFASGYASAPVGNSSLSFLGNGYDLSGVGWSSTDSTRSFAMISDQYFVYANHHGPGSTLNFFSPTLGSVVSYGVSNTYNFTFNGQTSDFAIGMLSSALDGAHGITSYPILDLPFTIDYLGLPALIYGHGSNGPRLGANTVDVVLPYNFPGGTGNDSYGIGYSYNSSLPGDSMFESGDSSSPTFIPWHGQLALVGTHSVTGTISDTPYSIDNLIAVYLDQMTTQGIDFSVVPEPSRAMLLLVGACAVLRRRHRAPRE; encoded by the coding sequence GTGAATCTCCGTCTGGCCATCGCTTTGCTGCTGCTGACCGTCTCCACGGCCAGCGGCTTGACGATTGTCGGCTACGATCCTGCCGTGAACGACCGCTTCGCCTCTGGTTACGCCTCCGCACCGGTGGGAAACAGCTCACTCTCCTTCCTGGGCAATGGCTATGATCTCTCCGGCGTGGGCTGGAGTTCCACAGACAGCACGCGGAGCTTCGCGATGATCAGCGACCAGTACTTCGTTTATGCCAATCATCACGGACCTGGCTCCACGCTGAACTTTTTTAGCCCGACGCTGGGCTCCGTGGTGAGCTATGGCGTCAGCAACACCTACAACTTCACCTTCAACGGCCAGACCAGTGACTTTGCCATCGGCATGCTGTCTTCGGCACTGGACGGTGCCCATGGCATCACCAGCTATCCCATTCTCGATCTGCCGTTCACCATCGATTACCTCGGACTGCCGGCTCTCATTTACGGTCACGGCTCCAATGGCCCGCGGCTCGGTGCCAACACCGTCGATGTCGTGCTGCCCTACAATTTCCCCGGAGGCACCGGCAATGACAGCTACGGCATCGGCTACAGCTACAACAGCAGCCTGCCCGGTGATTCCATGTTCGAGAGCGGCGACTCCAGCAGCCCAACCTTTATCCCATGGCATGGACAGCTCGCCCTGGTCGGCACACACTCGGTGACCGGCACCATCAGCGACACTCCGTATTCCATCGACAACCTCATCGCTGTCTATCTCGATCAAATGACCACGCAGGGCATCGACTTCAGCGTCGTTCCCGAGCCGTCGCGCGCCATGCTTCTGCTCGTCGGTGCTTGCGCCGTGCTGCGGCGCAGGCACCGTGCGCCACGGGAATGA
- a CDS encoding folylpolyglutamate synthase/dihydrofolate synthase family protein, whose protein sequence is MINDTAQQEIDWLYSTQLFGIKLGLDNVERLLRELNLPAHGQKFIHVTGTNGKGSTCAFMHSILKVAGINGGLFTSPHLIHFGERIRDAERMITSPEIAAGIARLRERVSDWNPHPTFFELTLALALEWFAQRNNPWVVLETGLGGRLDATNAITPAVTVITPIGWDHMDMLGDTLAKIAAEKAGIIKPGVPVITMIQDVEALEVIQRTATERTAPLTIIETPWSGETGLPGPHQRWNAAMAVAALRAAGFDLDGNVITRGLLDVQWPARFQKIGPIIIDGAHNLDAARVLAQTWREQFPNEKAAIIFGAVSGKDTAAVLRELAPIAASWHFTGFDSPRALPAAKLREIWTSLDLESRSVTMHERIGDALQTVNEKDRVLIAGSLYLAGESLALLENKSAVFERSAQ, encoded by the coding sequence ATGATCAACGACACGGCGCAACAGGAAATCGACTGGCTCTACAGCACGCAGCTCTTCGGCATCAAGCTGGGACTCGACAATGTGGAGCGGCTGCTGCGCGAGCTGAATCTTCCCGCACACGGACAAAAATTCATCCACGTCACCGGCACGAACGGCAAAGGCTCCACCTGCGCCTTCATGCATTCGATCCTGAAGGTCGCGGGCATCAATGGCGGGCTCTTCACCTCACCGCATCTCATTCATTTCGGCGAGCGCATTCGTGACGCGGAACGCATGATCACGTCCCCAGAGATCGCCGCTGGCATCGCACGCCTGCGTGAGCGTGTTTCCGACTGGAACCCGCATCCCACCTTCTTCGAACTCACACTCGCTCTCGCACTGGAATGGTTTGCGCAGCGGAACAATCCGTGGGTCGTGCTCGAAACCGGTCTCGGTGGCCGCTTGGACGCCACGAATGCGATCACGCCCGCTGTCACCGTCATCACACCCATTGGTTGGGATCACATGGACATGCTCGGCGACACACTGGCGAAGATCGCCGCTGAAAAAGCCGGCATCATCAAGCCCGGAGTGCCCGTGATCACGATGATACAGGACGTGGAGGCGCTCGAAGTCATCCAACGTACCGCCACAGAGCGCACCGCACCGCTCACGATCATCGAAACACCCTGGAGCGGTGAAACTGGTCTCCCCGGCCCGCATCAACGCTGGAACGCCGCCATGGCTGTCGCTGCGTTGCGTGCCGCCGGCTTCGATCTCGATGGCAACGTGATCACTCGCGGCCTTCTGGATGTTCAATGGCCCGCCCGCTTTCAGAAAATCGGCCCCATCATCATCGACGGCGCTCACAACCTCGATGCCGCTCGTGTCCTCGCTCAAACGTGGCGCGAGCAGTTCCCGAACGAGAAAGCCGCGATCATCTTCGGAGCGGTCTCCGGCAAAGACACCGCCGCCGTTCTGCGCGAACTCGCGCCCATCGCCGCTTCTTGGCATTTCACCGGCTTTGACTCGCCCCGTGCGCTTCCTGCGGCCAAATTGCGCGAAATCTGGACGAGTCTCGACCTTGAATCGCGCTCTGTGACCATGCACGAACGCATCGGCGATGCATTGCAGACCGTGAACGAAAAGGATCGCGTTTTAATCGCCGGTTCACTCTATCTCGCCGGTGAATCGCTTGCCTTGCTCGAAAACAAATCAGCCGTATTTGAGCGGAGTGCTCAGTAA